The genomic interval ATTGCCCATTATCTTAACACTTAGGATTTAACCTTATGTCATCTAGTATATTTTTTCTGCTTTCGCCACTTTCACACTTGTGCCATATTTTTATTTAGGTACTATGTTGTAGTTATACTAGCTTTAGGGGGTTCCAGCAATTCGAGTAGTATTGGATAGCTTTTTAAAGTTGCTACCTCTACATACATATTTCTATATATGCTGACTATACTTAATGGTCTAACTCATGACTGACACCCTACGAGTGCTAGAGTCACAAGTGTGCGACCATATTTTTAATCAATTATTTCACTTTCTAATCTTTCATTTAATTCTTTTTCTTTTAAAGCCTTATTTTTTTCATCTAATAAATTACTTATTTTTTCTTTAACTTCATTTATTATTTGTCCAATCTTAGGCCTTTCTTCTGCTGTAAGGTCTTTCATTTTCTTAGATAAGTCCGTAAAGATTCCTTTTTTTCCCATATAGTTTACTCTAATTTCTTCAAGTTTTTGAAGAGTCTTAGATTCTTCTATATGTTTTTGTATTTCTTCCTTAACTTTTAGAATTTCTTCTTTCATTTTACCACTTTCCTCCGTTTATAACTTTAATTGCTTGTGAAACAATTGTATATTACCATCTTTTAAAATAATAAGGCCATATCTTCCATCTTCTGTCGCTCCTGGATTAAAAAGTATCTCATCTTCATAATATTCTATATATGGTTTATGAGTGTGACCAAAGATAACAAGATTAGCTTTTAATTTTTTAGCCATCTCTTTTATAGAATTTAGACTTCTTTTTACATCGTAAAGATGTCCATGAGTTAAAAAAAATTTTTTTCCTTCTATTTCAAAAATATTTTCTTCACTATGACTTCTTTCAAAAAAATCACAGTTTCCTTTTACCATATAGTAGGTAGCTTCTGGATGGACATAGCTAAGATCATCTATGTCCCCTATCCCATCACCAGCAGCTATAACTATATCAGGTTTTTCTTTTTCAAAAATTTTCAATGCCTTATCAAAATATGAATGTGAATCCGATAAGACTAGAATTCTCTTCATTTTTTTCTCCAATCTAATCTTCTAATTCTTCTTCTTCTTTTTTAATTTTTGTGATTGCTGCAACTTTTTCTTCATCTGCAACCTTCATTATTCTAACACCTTGTGTTGCTCTTCCAATACGAGATATTTCACTTATAGAAGTTCTGATAACTATTCCATTAGAAGTTATACACATAAGTTCTTCATCTTCAGTAACTTCAAGCACTGAAACAACTTTACCTGTTTTTTCACTTGCCTTTAAGTTTATAACTCCTTTTCCTCCTCTGTTATATTGAGGATATTCATCAAGACTAGTTCTCTTACCATAACCATTTTCAGTTATTGTTAAAATATCTGTTTCAGGATTTTTAATAAGCATAGCTGACACAACTGCGTCCCCTTCTCTCAGAGTTATAGCCTTAACCCCTTGAGTACTTCTACCTGTTGGTCTTATTGTATCAGTTAAAAATCTTGTACAGTATCCATCATGAGTAGCTATCAATATTTCTTCTTTAGTTACATCTTCTATTAAACCAACAAAGATAATGTCATCATCTTCTTTGATTTTTATAGCTATTAAACCTGAATTATTGATATTTTTAAATTCTCCTAAAGAAGTTTTCTTTATTAGACCATTCTTAGTTATAAAGACAATTTCTTTTTCTGGAACAAATTCTTTTATTACTATGGTATCTCTTACTTTTTCACCTTCTGAAAGATTTATTATATTTCCTATTAATCTTCCTCTTGATTGTTTAGATAAATCAGGTATTTCATAAGCCCTTATATTATATACCTTTCCTTTATCAGTAAATATCATCATAGTATCGAGAGTTGAAGCTGTAATTATCTTTTCAGCATAGTCATCTTCGATAGTGTTAAGGGCTGATACTCCTCTTCCACCTCTTCTTTGTGCCTTATACTTACTTGCTTCTATTCTCTTTACATATCCTTTATTAGTATATGTAATAATGATTTCTTCATCTTTTATTAAATCTTCAGGAAGAATTTCCATTCTTTCTTCTTCAATTTGAGTTCTTCTCTTATCATTATATTTTTCTTTAAGTTCTAACAATTCTTTTTTCATTATTTCATATATCTTAGAATTATCAGCCAAAACTTCTCTTAATTCTTTTATTAAAGCTTCAATTTCTCTATATTCATTATCGATTTTTTCTCTTTCCAAACCTGTCAATCTTTGTAACTTCATATCAAGTATTGATCTAGCTTGAATATCTGTAAATCCATATTTTTCAATTAATTGTTCTCTTGCAACTGTACCATCAGAAGATGCTCTAATAAGTTCAATTATTCTATCAATATTTTCTAAAGCGATTTGATATCCTTTTAAAATATGAGCTCTTTTTTCTGCTTTATCCAAATCAAATGCTGTTCTTCTTGTAATAACATCGAATCTATGTTTGATATATTCATTTAACATTTCTTTTAGATTCAAAACTCTAGGTACATTATTTACTAGAGATAGCATTATAACACCAAAAGTAGTTTG from Fusobacterium pseudoperiodonticum carries:
- a CDS encoding metallophosphoesterase; the encoded protein is MKRILVLSDSHSYFDKALKIFEKEKPDIVIAAGDGIGDIDDLSYVHPEATYYMVKGNCDFFERSHSEENIFEIEGKKFFLTHGHLYDVKRSLNSIKEMAKKLKANLVIFGHTHKPYIEYYEDEILFNPGATEDGRYGLIILKDGNIQLFHKQLKL
- the gyrA gene encoding DNA gyrase subunit A, which produces MSNVDNRYIEEELKESYLDYSMSVIVSRALPDVRDGLKPVHRRILFAMNEMGMTNDKPFKKSARIVGEVLGKYHPHGDSAVYGTMVRMAQDFNYRYLLVEGHGNFGSIDGDSAAAMRYTEARMEKITAELLEDIDKDTIDWRKNFDDSLDEPTVLPAKLPNLLLNGAIGIAVGMATNIPPHNLGELVDGILALIDNKDIEILELMNYIKGPDFPTGAIIDGRAGIIEAYKTGRGKIKVRGKVDIEEQKNGKANIIVSEIPYQLNKANLIEKIANLVKEKKITEISDLRDESNREGIRIVIEVKKGEEPELVLNKLYKYTDLQTTFGVIMLSLVNNVPRVLNLKEMLNEYIKHRFDVITRRTAFDLDKAEKRAHILKGYQIALENIDRIIELIRASSDGTVAREQLIEKYGFTDIQARSILDMKLQRLTGLEREKIDNEYREIEALIKELREVLADNSKIYEIMKKELLELKEKYNDKRRTQIEEERMEILPEDLIKDEEIIITYTNKGYVKRIEASKYKAQRRGGRGVSALNTIEDDYAEKIITASTLDTMMIFTDKGKVYNIRAYEIPDLSKQSRGRLIGNIINLSEGEKVRDTIVIKEFVPEKEIVFITKNGLIKKTSLGEFKNINNSGLIAIKIKEDDDIIFVGLIEDVTKEEILIATHDGYCTRFLTDTIRPTGRSTQGVKAITLREGDAVVSAMLIKNPETDILTITENGYGKRTSLDEYPQYNRGGKGVINLKASEKTGKVVSVLEVTEDEELMCITSNGIVIRTSISEISRIGRATQGVRIMKVADEEKVAAITKIKKEEEELED